In Spirobacillus cienkowskii, a genomic segment contains:
- a CDS encoding SIMPL domain-containing protein, with protein MSYFIPSLILSLGIVSSSYILRNSIENYRNFGRFVEVKGLDEKIVKANVANWELNFTVVGDDLKKLYPQISFAQNKIIEFLKENGFTEEEIEKQSISINDAKANAYSTERPSARFTANSGINLKTNKVDKVNTVVQKTGAVIESGIVLNTNHVKYLFTDLNTIKPDMLARATENAREAANTFAKNSNSHVGSIKKATQGLFTISPASSENNDYDNGSILKKVRVVTTVEFFIN; from the coding sequence ATGTCATATTTTATACCATCACTTATTTTAAGCTTAGGCATTGTTAGTTCAAGTTATATACTGCGAAACTCTATTGAAAATTATAGAAATTTTGGACGTTTTGTAGAAGTCAAAGGTTTAGACGAAAAAATAGTAAAAGCAAATGTCGCAAACTGGGAACTTAATTTTACTGTTGTTGGAGACGATCTCAAAAAACTTTATCCACAAATTAGTTTTGCACAAAATAAAATTATCGAATTTTTAAAAGAGAATGGCTTTACGGAAGAAGAAATAGAAAAACAATCTATTTCTATTAATGATGCCAAGGCCAACGCCTATAGCACAGAGCGTCCCTCTGCGCGATTTACAGCTAATTCTGGAATTAATCTCAAAACCAATAAAGTTGACAAAGTCAATACGGTAGTACAAAAAACAGGCGCGGTGATTGAATCTGGGATCGTTTTAAACACAAATCATGTTAAGTATCTATTTACCGATCTCAATACAATCAAACCAGACATGCTTGCTAGAGCCACCGAGAATGCAAGAGAAGCGGCAAACACTTTTGCAAAAAACTCAAATAGCCATGTTGGCTCTATCAAAAAAGCCACTCAAGGGCTTTTTACCATTAGCCCTGCCTCATCAGAAAATAACGACTACGATAATGGAAGTATTTTAAAAAAAGTTCGTGTTGTGACTACGGTAGAGTTTTTTATCAATTAG
- a CDS encoding rhodanese-related sulfurtransferase has protein sequence METTFTKTQHNYSNIAYYKFVDIADPQSLRDVLLNLCNSLSIKGTIILAHEGINSCLVGKDENIDKFIEFMHNHELFSDVEFKKSVSDHIPFRRMLVKVKNEIIPMGLPSIDPARFTGNYVKALELKKWLDEGEDLVILDTRNDYEVELGTFRNAIDPKLKKFRDFPQWIKDNFAEYKNKKVITFCTGGIRCEKATAFMKQEGFKDVYQIQGGILKYFEETMNNAPNQDNHYDGDCFVFDYRVAVDKNLHETQYEICYSCWKPLSQEDLQSKLYKENEFCPHCFDNYNNKELQRENVMRENNMRALQIRQERSRQVREKRNSLSL, from the coding sequence ATGGAAACCACTTTTACGAAAACACAACACAATTATAGCAACATTGCTTATTATAAGTTTGTCGATATTGCAGACCCACAAAGCTTACGAGATGTGTTGCTAAATCTATGCAATTCTTTATCAATTAAAGGTACAATTATCTTAGCACACGAGGGAATCAACTCTTGCTTGGTTGGTAAAGACGAAAACATCGATAAATTTATTGAATTTATGCACAATCATGAGCTTTTTTCTGATGTTGAGTTTAAGAAAAGCGTGAGCGACCACATTCCTTTTAGAAGAATGCTTGTTAAAGTTAAAAATGAAATTATTCCAATGGGACTTCCTTCTATTGATCCTGCGCGTTTTACAGGAAACTATGTCAAAGCCCTCGAATTAAAAAAGTGGCTTGATGAAGGCGAAGATTTGGTCATTCTTGACACCAGAAACGATTATGAAGTTGAACTTGGCACCTTTCGTAATGCAATTGATCCAAAACTCAAAAAATTTAGAGATTTTCCACAATGGATCAAAGACAACTTTGCAGAGTATAAAAACAAAAAGGTTATCACGTTTTGCACAGGCGGTATTCGCTGTGAAAAAGCAACGGCATTTATGAAACAAGAAGGTTTTAAAGATGTCTATCAAATTCAGGGTGGAATCTTAAAATATTTTGAAGAAACTATGAATAATGCACCAAACCAAGATAACCACTACGATGGTGATTGTTTTGTATTTGATTACCGCGTGGCAGTTGATAAAAATCTGCATGAAACTCAATACGAAATTTGTTATTCATGCTGGAAACCTCTTTCTCAGGAAGATTTACAAAGCAAACTGTATAAAGAAAATGAATTTTGTCCTCACTGCTTTGATAACTATAATAATAAAGAACTCCAACGTGAAAACGTAATGCGGGAAAACAACATGCGTGCACTTCAAATTAGACAAGAAAGATCACGCCAAGTTCGCGAAAAAAGAAACTCACTTTCTCTTTAA